The genomic interval GCCGGCAGCGCCGCGGCGGCCGCCGCCGCGCCGTCACCCGGCGCCGGCACGAGCAACGGCGCCGGCAGCGCCAGCGGCGCCAGCGGCGCCAACGGCGCCGCCGGGCGCATGCTGGTGAGCCCGCTGGCCCGCCGCATCGCCGAAGAGAACGGGCTGGATCTCAAGTCCATCAAGGGCAGCGGACCGCAGGGGCGGATCATCAAGCGTGATGTCCTCGCGGCGCTCGGGCAGTCCGACGAGACTGGAGAATCGGAAACGGCTGCCGCGCCGGCAGCGCCAGGCGCAGCGGCAGCGCCCGTCTCGATGCCGGCCGCCCCGCTCGGCGGCAAGGTGGCGCTGAGCAACATGCGCCAGACGATCGCGCGCCGGCTGGTCGAATCCAAGAATACGATTCCGCACTACCAGGTGAGCGTGAGCGTCAACGCCGACCCCCTGCTCGATCTCCGCGGCACGCTCAACGAACAACTCAAGTCGCAGAACGTCAAACTGTCGGTGAACGACTTCCTCGTGCGGGCGTGCGCGCTGGCGATTCACCAGCATCCGCACTTCAACGCGGCGTGGAAGGGTGACAGTCTGCAGATCGGCGAGCGCATCAACATCGGCGTGGCCGTCGCGCTGCCTGAGGAGCGAGGCGGCGGTCTGGTCGTCGCCACCTTGCGCGACGCCGATCGCAAGGGTCTGCGGCAGATCTCCGCTGAGACCAGGGCGCTGGCCGACAAGGCGCGGGGCAAGGGACTGAGTCTCGAAGAGATGTCGGATTCGACGTTCACGATCTCCAACCTTGGCATGTACGAGGTGGACTTCTTCACCGCCATCATCAATCCGCCCAACGCGGCGATCCTCGCCGTCGGCGCGGCGATGAAGAAGCCCGTCGTCCGCAACGACGAGCTGGCCGTCGGCCACGAGATGAGTTGCACGCTGTCGTGCGATCACCGCATCATCGACGGCGCCAGCGGAGCGCGGTTCCTCCAGACGCTCAAGCAGTTGCTCGAGAATCCGGCGACGCTGCTGGTGTAGCGCCGCACTGGTTCGTCTTTTGTTGGGATTGCAAAGCAGGCGCCTTTTCGGTTAACATGCGCCCCATGAGCGGTCCGCAGTGGGCTGCTCCGTGGCACGTGTAGAAAGAGAGAGATGCAATGCGCAGAACAAGTGTGATCATGTCCGCGGCGGCGGTGGTGGCGGCCGGCTGGTGCACCGCGGCGGCGCTGGCCGATGGCCAGATTCCTGACCGGGCGACGCTGGACGCCATTCTGGGCGGCGGCCAGACGCTCGAAGACTTTGAGAGCTTCGTCATCGCCGACGGCGGCGCCACGGTTCTGGACATCGCCGTGCTCGATGACCAGTCGATCGCTTTGGGACAGGGGCCGGGTCTTGTGGAGGACGGAGCAACCTACTCCTCCACCACCCTTCAGTGGAACGGCAACGCGTACTACAGCCTGCAGAGCCGGACCTTCCTCGCCAACGCCGAGACGCTGACGATCACCTACGACCCCGTCGTCACGGCGATGGGCCTCGACGCCCGTGCGTTCGTCGGCTACGGCTACAACGGCTCGATGCGCGTGTACGACCTCAACAATGCGCTCGTGGGCACGATCAACTTTTCGCTCAGCAGCGGCGGAGCCGAGAATGTGTTCCTCGGCTGGGAGTGGAACGCGGGCATCTCGCGCGTCGAAATCGATGACTCCACCTGGTCCTGGAGCCCGGTGATAGATAATCACGGCTACGGAGAAGGCGGGACGACCTACCGCTGCAGCGTGAGCGGGCAGTGCCCCGGCACGCTCACCGTCTCCTGGCAGAACGCCAACCCCGGCCGCCAGCAGGGCATCGTCTTCGCGTCCAACACCGGCAGCTTCGTCATCCCCGGCGGCGTGTGCCAGGGAACGCAATTGGGACTCGGCTCGCAGAACATCCGTCTCGTCAACACCATCGGCACCGGCAACGGCTCGGGCTCGGTCAACGGCAACGCCGGCACCAGCGCGTGCGGAGGCTATCTCCAGCTCGTCGAAGTGCCGGG from Phycisphaerales bacterium carries:
- a CDS encoding 2-oxo acid dehydrogenase subunit E2, yielding MPRLSDTMEQGTLVKWHVKEGQQVESGQVLADIETDKATMEMPTYDAGKVARIVCETGSNVAVGETVMILAEEGESIEEAIKSVGAEASEGESGAGAEHAAESKSKAPAAAKPAQAAGSAAAAAAAPSPGAGTSNGAGSASGASGANGAAGRMLVSPLARRIAEENGLDLKSIKGSGPQGRIIKRDVLAALGQSDETGESETAAAPAAPGAAAAPVSMPAAPLGGKVALSNMRQTIARRLVESKNTIPHYQVSVSVNADPLLDLRGTLNEQLKSQNVKLSVNDFLVRACALAIHQHPHFNAAWKGDSLQIGERINIGVAVALPEERGGGLVVATLRDADRKGLRQISAETRALADKARGKGLSLEEMSDSTFTISNLGMYEVDFFTAIINPPNAAILAVGAAMKKPVVRNDELAVGHEMSCTLSCDHRIIDGASGARFLQTLKQLLENPATLLV